The proteins below are encoded in one region of Bacillus vallismortis:
- a CDS encoding YmaF family protein, with product MNILGLYPSDWSKAPPHVHTYHAKTTREQGHYHLIEGFTQPANGSNTDQHTHYFSGITSFENGHFHRYYGISGPAIPRTDGTHYHKIEEATYLAYNEPIEIQYGGVVYASGDDEKKTHRHVLKGRTREIVGNEPLGW from the coding sequence GTGAACATATTGGGCCTGTATCCATCTGACTGGTCAAAAGCGCCGCCTCACGTACACACTTATCATGCCAAAACGACGAGGGAACAGGGGCATTATCATCTTATTGAAGGGTTTACACAGCCGGCAAACGGATCGAATACCGATCAGCATACACACTATTTTTCAGGGATTACATCTTTTGAAAACGGTCATTTTCACCGGTATTACGGAATCTCGGGTCCTGCGATTCCTCGTACTGACGGCACTCATTATCATAAAATCGAAGAAGCAACGTATCTGGCCTATAACGAACCGATTGAGATCCAGTACGGAGGCGTTGTATATGCTTCTGGTGATGACGAAAAGAAAACGCATCGGCATGTCCTGAAAGGAAGGACGAGAGAAATCGTCGGCAATGAGCCGCTCGGCTGGTAG
- the ebrA gene encoding multidrug efflux SMR transporter subunit EbrA produces MLLGYIFLTIAICSESLGAAMLKVSDGFKKWKPSVMVIIGYFIAFYMLSLTLNHIPLSLSYATWSGVGTVLTAVIGVKWFKEELNVKGLIGILLLLSGVVLLNWQ; encoded by the coding sequence ATGTTGTTAGGATACATATTCCTCACGATTGCTATATGCTCAGAATCACTTGGTGCGGCTATGCTGAAGGTGTCTGACGGCTTTAAAAAGTGGAAACCCAGCGTCATGGTCATAATTGGCTACTTCATCGCCTTTTACATGCTGTCACTCACCTTAAATCACATCCCCCTGAGCCTCTCATATGCGACTTGGAGCGGTGTGGGCACGGTGCTGACAGCTGTGATCGGAGTGAAATGGTTTAAGGAAGAACTGAATGTCAAAGGGCTTATCGGCATTCTTTTATTACTATCGGGAGTCGTGCTACTTAATTGGCAGTAA
- a CDS encoding OsmC family protein: MADHHFYLKANWPGKRNDVGTIESGNLVTSISIPKEMDGPGEGTNPDEMLLGAAATCYIITLAAMMERSGLEKEDLQMESEGVVDVTKGVFTYKKIIHRPSVVLKQDASQEDVALAHKLCEKAESSCMISRAIQGNVELKLEASVKPAGE, encoded by the coding sequence ATGGCAGACCATCATTTTTATTTAAAGGCAAACTGGCCGGGTAAACGCAACGACGTTGGTACGATCGAAAGCGGGAACCTGGTTACATCTATTTCCATTCCTAAAGAAATGGATGGACCGGGAGAGGGGACCAACCCGGATGAAATGCTTCTCGGGGCGGCTGCGACCTGTTACATTATTACACTCGCTGCGATGATGGAAAGAAGCGGGCTGGAAAAAGAAGACCTGCAGATGGAGTCAGAAGGCGTTGTCGACGTCACCAAAGGAGTCTTTACATACAAAAAAATTATTCACCGTCCCTCCGTTGTCCTCAAACAGGATGCTTCACAAGAGGATGTCGCCTTGGCGCACAAGCTTTGTGAAAAGGCGGAGTCGTCTTGCATGATTTCACGCGCCATTCAAGGAAATGTCGAGCTGAAGCTGGAAGCCTCTGTAAAACCGGCTGGTGAATAA
- a CDS encoding poly-gamma-glutamate hydrolase family protein: MRRFLLNVILVLAIVLFLKYVHYSLEPEPSDQPDTYSNFSSLAEKESPADYDISYNEKKGSKVLIMSPHGGRIEGGVSELVRYFNNEYSTYLFEGLKSQDNQTLHITSTNFDEPLAEKKIKEHQYVVAFHGYKGENKHTLVGGTDRKRAKMMVRALERRGFSAELASSKSGLAGLSADNINNKGETGLSIQLEISREQREAFFDDFYYKNRKYTKNNEFYDYVRAINSVLEKEYS, translated from the coding sequence ATGAGAAGATTTCTATTAAATGTCATATTAGTCTTAGCCATTGTCTTATTTCTGAAATACGTTCATTACTCATTAGAACCTGAACCATCTGATCAGCCAGATACATATTCAAATTTCAGCAGCTTGGCAGAGAAAGAGAGCCCGGCTGATTATGATATTTCCTATAATGAGAAAAAAGGAAGCAAAGTGTTAATTATGTCTCCGCACGGCGGCAGAATTGAAGGCGGAGTAAGCGAGCTTGTGCGGTATTTCAATAATGAATACTCTACATACCTGTTTGAAGGGCTGAAGTCACAGGATAACCAAACGCTGCACATTACAAGCACCAACTTTGACGAGCCATTGGCTGAAAAGAAAATCAAGGAGCATCAATATGTTGTGGCTTTTCACGGATATAAAGGGGAGAACAAGCATACACTTGTTGGAGGCACAGATCGAAAGCGAGCGAAAATGATGGTAAGGGCCCTTGAGAGAAGAGGGTTTTCCGCTGAGTTAGCGTCATCTAAAAGCGGCCTTGCCGGATTAAGTGCAGATAACATTAACAACAAAGGGGAAACGGGGCTTAGTATCCAGCTGGAAATTAGCCGCGAGCAGAGAGAGGCTTTTTTCGATGATTTTTATTATAAAAATAGGAAATACACAAAGAACAATGAATTTTATGATTATGTCCGTGCGATCAACAGTGTCCTTGAAAAAGAGTATTCGTAA
- a CDS encoding S8 family peptidase, with protein sequence MFGYSMVQMVRANAHKLDWPLRESVLQLYKPFKWTPCFLHPFFETKLKNRKKLSVIIEFEEGCHETGFQMAGEVLQKEKRSKLKKRFNKINCCSAEVTPQALDSLLSECSDIRKVYLNREVKALLDTATEAGHAKEVVRNGQTLTGKGVTVAVVDTGIYPHPDLEGRIIGFADMVNQKTEPYDDNGHGTHCAGDVASSGASSSGQYRGPAPKANLIGVKVLNKTGSGTLADIIEGVEWCIHYNEDNPNEAIDIISMSLGGDALRYDNEQEDPLVRAVDEAWNAGIVVCVAAGNSGPDPQTIASPGVSEKVITVGALDDNNTATSDDDTVASFSSRGPTVYGKVKPDILAPGVDIISLRSPNSYIDKLQKSSRVGSQYFTMSGTSMATPICAGIAALILQQNQDLSPDEVKELLKNGTDKWKDEDPNVYGAGAINAEHSIPSQ encoded by the coding sequence ATGTTTGGGTACTCTATGGTACAAATGGTGAGAGCAAATGCTCATAAGCTAGATTGGCCGTTACGGGAAAGCGTCTTGCAGCTTTACAAGCCCTTCAAATGGACTCCTTGCTTCTTGCATCCATTTTTTGAAACCAAATTGAAAAACCGAAAAAAATTGTCAGTTATTATTGAATTTGAGGAAGGCTGTCACGAGACAGGCTTTCAAATGGCTGGAGAGGTGCTGCAAAAAGAAAAACGCAGCAAGCTAAAAAAACGTTTCAACAAAATCAATTGCTGCAGCGCGGAGGTGACCCCACAAGCGTTAGATTCACTTCTTTCTGAATGCAGCGATATCCGCAAAGTGTATTTAAACCGCGAAGTCAAAGCGCTTCTAGACACGGCAACCGAAGCAGGTCACGCGAAGGAAGTCGTCAGAAACGGGCAGACCCTGACAGGAAAAGGTGTTACTGTCGCTGTTGTCGACACAGGAATCTACCCGCATCCTGATTTAGAAGGCAGGATTATCGGATTTGCGGACATGGTCAATCAAAAAACAGAGCCGTATGATGATAATGGCCATGGCACACACTGTGCAGGTGATGTAGCCAGCAGCGGAGCATCTTCTTCCGGCCAATACCGCGGACCTGCGCCCAAAGCCAATCTAATCGGCGTGAAGGTATTGAACAAGACAGGATCTGGAACGTTAGCAGATATTATCGAAGGTGTGGAGTGGTGTATTCATTACAATGAGGACAACCCGAATGAAGCGATCGATATTATCAGTATGTCGCTTGGTGGCGATGCGCTTAGATATGATAATGAACAGGAAGACCCGTTAGTCAGAGCGGTTGACGAAGCGTGGAACGCAGGGATTGTCGTCTGTGTCGCTGCCGGAAACTCCGGGCCTGATCCACAAACGATCGCAAGCCCAGGTGTGAGCGAAAAGGTGATTACTGTAGGTGCCCTTGACGATAACAATACCGCAACCAGCGATGATGATACGGTCGCATCCTTCTCAAGCCGCGGGCCGACAGTATATGGGAAAGTAAAGCCCGATATTTTAGCGCCGGGTGTTGATATCATTTCCCTTCGCTCTCCGAATTCCTATATAGATAAGCTTCAAAAGTCAAGCCGTGTAGGATCTCAGTACTTTACAATGTCAGGAACATCGATGGCAACCCCAATCTGCGCAGGTATCGCAGCTTTAATTCTTCAGCAAAACCAGGACCTTTCACCTGATGAAGTGAAAGAGCTTTTGAAAAACGGCACGGACAAATGGAAAGATGAAGACCCGAACGTTTACGGAGCGGGCGCTATTAACGCAGAACATTCCATTCCCAGCCAATAG
- a CDS encoding MBL fold metallo-hydrolase — translation MPYFICKTCGAQHAQTVNPPTSCLICDDERQYIHPDGQAWTTLENMRENGNLQNILKKEEEHLFSIKTEPEFAIGQTAHLIQHEGFNALWDCISYLDQKTIDQINELGGIQAIALSHPHYYSAQVEWAEAFQAPIYIHEDDKEWVTRPSNHIQFWSGETLNLKPGLALHRLGGHFKGGAVLHWRNGNEGKGCLLTGDIIAVAADRNWVSFMYSYPNLIPLPASKVEEIAAKVKPLQFNRIYNAFSKVVKENADEAVQRSAVRYIKALNNKLFHT, via the coding sequence ATGCCATATTTTATATGCAAAACATGCGGCGCACAACATGCGCAGACTGTAAATCCGCCGACCTCTTGTCTGATTTGCGATGACGAAAGACAGTATATTCATCCGGATGGACAAGCTTGGACAACTCTTGAAAACATGCGTGAAAATGGTAACCTTCAAAACATCCTTAAAAAGGAAGAAGAGCATCTTTTCAGCATCAAAACCGAACCAGAGTTTGCAATCGGACAAACAGCACATTTGATCCAGCATGAGGGCTTCAACGCGCTATGGGATTGTATTTCATATCTTGATCAAAAGACAATTGACCAAATCAATGAATTAGGCGGAATTCAAGCCATCGCTTTGTCTCATCCGCATTATTACTCTGCTCAGGTGGAGTGGGCTGAAGCGTTTCAGGCCCCGATCTATATTCATGAAGATGACAAAGAATGGGTGACAAGGCCAAGCAATCACATTCAGTTCTGGTCAGGTGAAACGTTAAACTTGAAGCCGGGACTGGCTCTTCACCGCTTGGGCGGACACTTTAAAGGCGGTGCTGTTCTCCATTGGCGCAACGGCAATGAAGGGAAAGGCTGTCTATTGACCGGGGATATCATTGCGGTTGCGGCCGATCGGAACTGGGTCAGCTTTATGTACAGCTATCCAAATCTCATCCCCCTCCCCGCCTCCAAAGTTGAAGAAATAGCAGCCAAAGTAAAACCGCTGCAATTTAACCGGATTTATAATGCTTTTTCAAAAGTTGTCAAAGAAAATGCCGACGAAGCGGTCCAGCGTTCTGCTGTACGTTATATCAAGGCACTGAACAACAAGTTATTTCATACATAA
- a CDS encoding TetR/AcrR family transcriptional regulator, with translation MPKQVDHKKRRKQIAEATWRVILKRGMEGASARNIAKEAGLSLGALRHYFPTQDDLLDFAMKLVQEKALARIQDIAMKDLPPKEKVLHILLEIVPTNEETIREMEVWFAFTVYARHKKDMYDANHDGIYSGMRKLIAYLDEFDLLKQGADKNIEAERLYALIDGLALHAMLDPVRVNKERINRVIMQHVESICVEEIYETEGKKFNKAVKGNGSNH, from the coding sequence ATGCCAAAACAAGTTGACCATAAGAAAAGAAGAAAACAAATTGCAGAAGCGACGTGGCGGGTGATTTTAAAGCGGGGGATGGAGGGAGCCTCAGCCAGAAATATTGCAAAGGAAGCAGGGCTTTCATTAGGTGCACTGCGCCATTATTTCCCTACTCAGGATGACCTGCTTGATTTTGCAATGAAACTCGTTCAAGAAAAAGCGTTGGCCCGAATTCAGGACATTGCAATGAAGGATTTGCCTCCAAAGGAAAAAGTGTTGCATATTTTGCTTGAAATTGTCCCGACAAATGAAGAAACAATTAGAGAGATGGAGGTGTGGTTTGCTTTTACGGTCTACGCCAGACATAAAAAGGATATGTATGATGCGAATCATGACGGGATTTACAGCGGCATGCGGAAACTGATTGCCTATTTAGATGAATTCGATTTACTGAAGCAGGGTGCTGATAAAAACATTGAAGCCGAGAGACTTTACGCGTTGATTGACGGCTTGGCTTTACATGCGATGCTTGACCCTGTGCGAGTGAATAAAGAACGGATCAATCGTGTCATTATGCAGCATGTAGAATCAATTTGCGTGGAAGAAATATATGAGACTGAAGGGAAGAAATTTAATAAAGCTGTAAAAGGAAACGGTTCAAATCACTAA
- a CDS encoding YrvL family regulatory protein, whose protein sequence is MSRKEQNEQCKKLNLSSTLIAIVSIILIVAIALAVIFGGFFFGMKGLFSILGITYDSNQTLVLFILVCFAVGLIIDPLTKVVSMILAISFSLRKTAPFTFTLYFVSNFITICFADYFMQSIYIPDVFLFVISALMAFIELAFGNQPEAT, encoded by the coding sequence TTGAGCCGAAAAGAACAGAACGAGCAGTGTAAAAAGCTAAACCTGAGCTCAACATTAATCGCAATTGTATCTATCATTCTTATCGTTGCCATTGCACTCGCGGTGATCTTCGGCGGCTTTTTCTTCGGGATGAAAGGATTATTCTCCATTCTGGGCATTACTTACGATTCCAATCAAACATTGGTTTTATTTATTTTGGTCTGTTTTGCTGTCGGCTTGATCATAGATCCACTCACAAAGGTTGTCTCTATGATTCTGGCAATATCATTTTCATTGAGAAAGACTGCTCCCTTTACTTTTACACTTTACTTTGTGAGCAACTTCATCACAATCTGTTTCGCAGATTACTTTATGCAGTCTATATATATTCCAGATGTCTTTCTTTTTGTAATATCAGCATTGATGGCTTTCATTGAACTTGCCTTTGGTAACCAGCCGGAAGCGACTTAA
- the mutL gene encoding DNA mismatch repair endonuclease MutL: protein MAKVIQLSDELSNKIAAGEVVERPASVVKELVENAIDADSTVIEIDIEEAGLASIRVLDNGEGMETEDCKRAFRRHATSKIKDENDLFRVRTLGFRGEALPSIASVSHLEITTGTGEGAGTKLVLQGGNVISESRSSSRKGTEIVVANLFFNTPARLKYMKTVHTELGNITDVVNRIALAHPEVSIRLRHHGKNLLQTNGNGDVRQVLAAIYGTAVAKKMLPLHVSSLDFEVKGYIALPEITRASRNYMSSVINGRYIKNFPLVKAVHEGYHTLLPIGRHPITFIEITMDPILVDVNVHPSKLEVRLSKETELHDLIRDGIKDVFKQQQLIPSAQLPKKSASVIKNEQQFITFDEKPAERKVPEKSATPSYSPMKLSSVVKDPVDTEEELPPLQFDAPPIVEQEQSIEAPDVSEEQPEAFEQEHHQEEQPEPTSERVPIMYPIGQMHGTYILAQNENGLYIIDQHAAQERIKYEYFREKVGEVEPEVQDMIVPLTFHYSTNEALIIEQHKQELESVGVFLESFGSNSYIVRCHPAWFPKGEEAELIEEIIQQVLDSKQIDIKKLREEAAIMMSCKGSIKANRHLRNDEIKALLDDLRSTSDPFTCPHGRPIIIHHSTYEMEKMFKRVM from the coding sequence GTGGCAAAAGTCATCCAGCTGTCAGATGAGCTTTCAAATAAAATAGCGGCGGGCGAGGTTGTGGAACGGCCCGCCTCAGTCGTCAAGGAATTGGTGGAAAATGCGATCGACGCTGACAGCACAGTCATTGAAATCGATATTGAGGAAGCAGGTCTTGCATCCATTCGAGTGTTGGATAACGGCGAAGGAATGGAAACGGAAGATTGCAAGCGTGCTTTTCGCCGCCACGCAACGAGTAAAATAAAAGATGAAAATGATTTATTCAGGGTGAGAACGCTTGGTTTTAGGGGAGAGGCACTGCCGAGTATCGCGTCAGTCTCACATCTGGAGATTACGACAGGCACCGGTGAAGGAGCAGGTACAAAACTCGTGCTCCAAGGAGGAAACGTCATTTCCGAATCGCGTTCCTCAAGCAGAAAGGGGACTGAAATTGTCGTTGCCAACCTGTTTTTTAACACACCGGCCCGCTTGAAATATATGAAAACCGTTCATACAGAGCTTGGGAATATTACAGATGTGGTCAACCGCATTGCGCTGGCCCATCCAGAGGTATCGATCCGCCTGCGCCATCATGGGAAAAACCTGCTTCAAACGAATGGAAACGGAGATGTACGCCAAGTCCTGGCAGCGATTTACGGCACGGCTGTCGCCAAAAAAATGCTTCCGTTGCATGTAAGTTCTTTGGATTTTGAAGTGAAGGGATATATCGCCCTCCCAGAGATTACACGGGCGTCGAGAAACTATATGTCGTCTGTAATCAACGGCCGTTACATTAAAAATTTCCCGCTCGTCAAAGCGGTGCATGAAGGATATCATACGCTTTTGCCAATCGGACGCCATCCAATTACCTTTATAGAAATTACGATGGACCCAATTTTAGTCGATGTCAATGTGCACCCATCGAAGCTTGAGGTCCGTCTCAGCAAGGAAACAGAGCTTCATGATTTAATTCGTGACGGAATTAAAGATGTGTTTAAACAGCAGCAGCTGATTCCGAGTGCCCAGCTCCCGAAAAAATCGGCATCTGTTATCAAAAATGAGCAGCAGTTCATCACCTTTGATGAAAAGCCTGCGGAAAGAAAAGTTCCGGAAAAATCAGCAACGCCATCTTATTCACCAATGAAGCTAAGCTCAGTCGTGAAAGACCCGGTTGACACGGAGGAAGAACTGCCGCCTCTTCAATTTGATGCTCCTCCTATCGTTGAGCAGGAACAAAGCATTGAGGCACCTGATGTTTCAGAAGAACAGCCTGAAGCATTTGAGCAGGAACACCATCAAGAAGAACAGCCTGAGCCAACGTCTGAGCGAGTTCCGATTATGTATCCGATCGGCCAGATGCATGGGACATATATTTTGGCACAAAACGAAAACGGCTTGTATATTATTGACCAGCACGCCGCACAAGAGCGTATTAAATACGAATACTTCCGGGAAAAAGTAGGAGAGGTTGAGCCTGAGGTGCAGGATATGATCGTGCCGCTGACGTTCCACTACTCCACGAACGAGGCGCTGATTATTGAACAGCACAAACAAGAGCTCGAAAGCGTCGGTGTCTTTTTAGAATCATTCGGATCGAACAGCTACATCGTCCGCTGCCACCCAGCCTGGTTTCCAAAGGGAGAAGAAGCCGAGCTGATTGAAGAAATCATTCAGCAGGTGCTCGATTCCAAACAGATTGATATTAAAAAACTGAGAGAGGAAGCGGCGATTATGATGAGCTGCAAGGGCTCCATCAAAGCAAACCGCCACCTCAGAAACGACGAAATCAAAGCGCTTCTGGACGACCTCCGAAGCACATCAGACCCGTTTACGTGCCCGCACGGCCGTCCGATCATCATTCACCATTCGACATATGAGATGGAAAAGATGTTCAAACGCGTGATGTAG
- the mutS gene encoding DNA mismatch repair protein MutS: protein MAGYTPMIQQYLKIKAEHQDAFLFFRLGDFYEMFFEDAKKASQELEITLTSRDGGAAEKIPMCGVPYHSASAYIEQLIKKGYKVAICEQTEDPKAAKGVVKREVVQLITPGTVMDGKGIHESENNFIASVSACLNGYGLALSDLTTGENLAVLIERIEDVISEIYSVGAREIVVSGSMDAKTVAQLKERCGATISIEDGETDEHVTIVEHLNNEDITKTFMRLYTYLKRTQKRSLDHLQPVQVYELEEAMKIDLYSKRNLELTETIRSKNKKGSLLWLLDETKTAMGGRLLKQWIDRPLIRVNQIEERQEMVETLMSHFFEREDLRERLKEVYDLERLAGRVAFGNVNARDLIQLKESLKQVPGIKQLVASLAHDKAKERAERIDPCGDVLELLEEALYANPPLSLKEGNLIKDGYNQKLDEYRDASRNGKDWIARLEQQEREYTGIRSLKVGFNKVFGYYIEVTRANLHLLEEGRYERKQTLTNAERYITPELKEKEALILEAENNICELEYELFTELREKVKLYIPRLQQLAKQMSELDALQCFATISENRHYTKPEFSKDEVELIDGRHPVVEKVMDSQEYVPNSCMMGDNRQMLLITGPNMSGKSTYMRQIALISIMAQIGCFVPAKKAVLPIFDQIFTRIGAADDLISGQSTFMVEMLEAKNAIVNATENSLILFDEIGRGTSTYDGMALAQAIIEYVHDHIGAKTLFSTHYHELTVLEDKLPQLKNVHVRAEEYNGTVVFLHQMKEGAADKSYGIHVAQLAELPKDLISRAQDILIELEHSGNKPEVPVQQPQVKEEPAQLSFFEEAEKPAEAPKLSKKEKQVLDAFKSLNILDMTPLEAMNEMYKLQKKLH, encoded by the coding sequence ATGGCCGGTTATACGCCTATGATACAGCAATATTTAAAAATAAAGGCAGAGCACCAGGATGCCTTTTTATTTTTTCGCCTGGGTGATTTTTACGAAATGTTTTTTGAGGACGCCAAAAAGGCGTCACAAGAGCTGGAAATTACGTTAACGAGCAGAGACGGCGGTGCGGCCGAAAAAATACCGATGTGCGGGGTGCCGTATCATTCTGCTTCCGCGTATATCGAGCAGCTGATTAAAAAAGGGTACAAAGTGGCGATCTGCGAACAGACAGAAGATCCAAAAGCCGCAAAGGGCGTCGTGAAACGAGAAGTGGTTCAGCTTATTACGCCTGGAACCGTAATGGACGGCAAAGGCATCCATGAATCAGAAAATAACTTTATCGCATCTGTTTCAGCCTGCTTGAACGGATACGGGCTGGCGCTGTCTGATTTAACAACGGGGGAAAATTTGGCTGTCTTGATTGAACGGATTGAAGATGTCATATCAGAGATTTATTCAGTCGGCGCACGTGAAATCGTCGTTTCAGGAAGCATGGATGCCAAAACGGTCGCACAGCTGAAAGAGCGATGCGGTGCAACGATCTCAATTGAAGATGGAGAAACAGACGAGCATGTAACGATCGTTGAACACTTAAATAATGAAGATATAACAAAAACATTTATGCGTTTATATACGTATCTGAAAAGAACCCAAAAACGCAGCCTCGATCATCTTCAGCCCGTCCAGGTGTATGAGCTTGAGGAAGCGATGAAAATTGATTTGTACTCAAAGCGAAATCTGGAACTGACTGAAACGATCCGTTCGAAAAATAAAAAAGGATCTCTTTTGTGGCTGCTGGATGAAACAAAAACGGCAATGGGAGGCCGGCTGCTGAAACAGTGGATTGACCGGCCGCTCATCAGAGTCAATCAAATTGAAGAGCGCCAAGAAATGGTGGAAACCTTGATGTCCCATTTCTTCGAGCGGGAAGATCTTCGTGAACGGTTAAAAGAAGTATATGACTTAGAACGGCTTGCAGGCCGCGTCGCATTTGGAAATGTTAATGCACGGGATCTCATTCAGCTGAAGGAATCGTTGAAGCAAGTGCCTGGCATCAAACAGCTTGTTGCTTCACTGGCTCATGACAAGGCCAAGGAACGCGCAGAGCGGATTGACCCTTGCGGAGATGTCCTTGAATTGCTGGAAGAAGCGCTGTACGCAAACCCTCCTTTATCGTTAAAAGAAGGGAACCTGATTAAAGACGGATACAATCAAAAGCTTGATGAATATCGTGATGCAAGCAGAAACGGAAAAGACTGGATTGCCCGCCTGGAACAGCAGGAACGGGAATACACGGGCATTCGCTCTTTAAAGGTCGGCTTCAATAAAGTCTTTGGTTATTACATTGAAGTGACAAGAGCAAATTTGCATTTGCTTGAGGAAGGGCGCTATGAGCGGAAGCAAACGTTAACGAATGCAGAGCGCTACATTACACCTGAATTAAAAGAAAAAGAAGCGCTCATTTTAGAAGCGGAAAATAACATCTGCGAGCTGGAGTACGAGCTGTTCACCGAGCTGCGCGAGAAAGTGAAATTGTATATTCCGCGGCTGCAGCAGCTTGCCAAACAGATGAGCGAGCTTGACGCACTGCAATGCTTTGCGACAATCAGTGAAAATCGCCATTATACGAAACCGGAGTTCTCAAAAGATGAAGTCGAATTGATTGACGGCAGACACCCGGTCGTTGAAAAAGTCATGGACAGCCAGGAATACGTTCCGAACAGTTGTATGATGGGCGATAACAGACAAATGCTTCTCATTACCGGTCCAAACATGTCAGGGAAAAGCACGTATATGAGACAAATCGCACTCATATCCATCATGGCTCAAATCGGCTGCTTTGTACCCGCGAAGAAAGCGGTGCTTCCGATTTTTGATCAAATTTTCACGAGAATCGGCGCTGCGGATGATTTGATTTCCGGACAAAGTACATTTATGGTGGAAATGCTTGAAGCGAAAAATGCGATTGTGAATGCGACGGAAAACAGCCTCATACTGTTTGATGAAATTGGGCGGGGAACGTCCACTTATGACGGCATGGCGCTGGCTCAAGCGATTATCGAATATGTTCACGACCACATCGGCGCCAAGACGCTATTCAGTACGCACTATCACGAGCTGACGGTTCTAGAGGACAAGCTGCCGCAGCTGAAAAATGTTCATGTGCGCGCTGAAGAATATAACGGTACGGTTGTCTTTCTTCATCAAATGAAAGAAGGGGCGGCTGACAAAAGCTATGGGATCCATGTAGCCCAGCTTGCCGAGCTGCCGAAAGACCTTATTTCGCGCGCTCAAGATATTTTAATAGAACTTGAGCATTCAGGAAACAAACCGGAAGTGCCGGTGCAACAACCCCAGGTGAAAGAAGAGCCGGCACAGCTGTCCTTTTTTGAGGAAGCGGAAAAGCCGGCTGAAGCGCCGAAGCTTTCCAAAAAAGAAAAGCAAGTGCTCGATGCCTTCAAATCACTTAATATACTGGATATGACGCCGCTTGAAGCGATGAATGAAATGTACAAGCTGCAAAAGAAATTACATTAA
- the cotE gene encoding outer spore coat protein CotE, with the protein MSEYREIITKAVVAKGRKFTQCTNTISPEKKPSSILGGWIINHKYDAEKIGKTVEIEGYYDINVWYSYADNTKTEVVTERVKYVDVIKLRYRDNNYLDDEHEVIAKVLQQPNCLEVTISPNGNKIVVQAEREFLAEVVGETKVVVEVNPDWEEDDEEDWEDELDEELEDINPEFLVGDPEE; encoded by the coding sequence ATGTCTGAATACAGGGAAATTATTACGAAGGCGGTAGTAGCGAAAGGCAGAAAATTCACCCAATGCACCAATACCATCTCCCCTGAGAAAAAACCGAGCAGCATTTTGGGCGGTTGGATTATTAACCACAAGTATGACGCAGAAAAAATCGGGAAAACAGTAGAAATTGAAGGGTATTATGATATAAATGTATGGTACTCTTACGCGGACAACACCAAAACAGAGGTTGTCACAGAACGGGTAAAATACGTTGATGTCATTAAACTCAGATACAGAGACAACAATTACTTAGATGATGAGCATGAAGTGATTGCCAAAGTCCTTCAGCAGCCTAACTGTCTTGAAGTGACCATTTCACCGAACGGAAATAAAATCGTTGTGCAGGCAGAGAGGGAGTTTTTGGCGGAAGTGGTAGGAGAAACAAAGGTAGTGGTTGAGGTCAATCCTGATTGGGAAGAGGATGACGAAGAAGATTGGGAAGATGAGCTTGATGAAGAGCTGGAAGACATCAACCCGGAATTTTTAGTGGGAGATCCTGAAGAATAA
- the ricA gene encoding regulatory iron-sulfur-containing complex subunit RicA: MTVYSKKDIVQQARNLAKMISETEEVDFFKRAEAQINENDKVSAIVNQIKALQKQAVNLKHYEKHEALKQVEAKIDALQEELEEIPVIQEFRDSQLEVNDLLQLVAHTISNQVTNEIITSTGGNLLKGETGSKVKHSNNSCSL, encoded by the coding sequence ATGACGGTCTACTCAAAAAAAGACATTGTACAGCAAGCGCGAAACCTTGCAAAAATGATCTCTGAAACAGAAGAGGTTGATTTTTTCAAACGGGCTGAAGCGCAAATCAATGAGAATGACAAAGTGTCTGCAATCGTTAATCAGATTAAAGCCCTGCAAAAGCAGGCTGTCAATCTGAAGCATTATGAAAAGCATGAAGCGCTCAAACAAGTAGAAGCAAAAATTGACGCGCTACAGGAAGAACTTGAAGAGATTCCTGTCATTCAGGAATTCAGAGACTCGCAGCTGGAGGTCAATGACCTTTTGCAGCTCGTTGCACACACCATTTCCAACCAAGTCACAAATGAAATCATTACATCAACCGGAGGCAACCTGCTGAAAGGTGAAACCGGTTCGAAGGTGAAACATTCTAATAACAGCTGTTCTCTCTAA